The stretch of DNA CTATGGTTGAGCCTGGCCGAGCGACTGAGCCTGAGCCAGTGGTTGAGCTTGGCCCGGTGTTCTGGCCGGAGCCTGTCGAAGGACCCCAGCCGGTCAGGAAGCATCTACCGGTGGTTGAGCCGGCCGAAACCCCAGTTCCCACGCAGAAAGGCCACCACCATGGCTAAGCCCGGACGCCTCGGCGTCGGAATCATCGGAGCGGGCAAGGTGGGCGCCGTGCTCGGCGCAGCGCTGCGTGCAGCTGAGCACGCCGTCGTCGGGGTTTCAGCTGTTTCCGATGCCAGCCGTGAACGTGCCGAGACGCTGCTGCCGGGCGTGCCGGTCCTGGAAGTCCAGGAAATTGTGGAACGCGCGGAGCTGGTGCTGCTGGCGGTGCCCGACGACGCTCTGCCCGGCCTGGTGGACGGACTGGCGAAGCTGGGTGCGTGGCAGCCGGGTCAGCTGGTTGCCCACACGTCGGGCCGCTTCGGAGTGGGAGTGCTGCGTCCCGTTCGTGCGGCCGGCGCTGTCCCGCTGGCACTGCATCCCGCGATGACTTTCACCGGGATGAGCCTGGACCTCACCCGCCTGCTGGACTGCACGTTCGGCGTCACCGCGGATGCCGCAATGCTGCCGATAGCGCAGGCGCTGGTGGTGGAAATGGGTGCGGAGCCGGTGGTCGTTGCCGAGGCGGACCGGACGCTCTATCACGCAGCCCTGGCGCACGGTTCAAACCATCTGGTAACCCTGGTGGCGCAGGCTTCCGAGCTGCTGCGCGATGTGGGAGTGGAGGCGCCCGAGCGGATGCTGGGTCCGCTGCTGCGGGCAACCCTTGAGAACGCGCTGGCGTCAGGCGAGTCCGCCCTCACCGGGCCGGTGGCCCGCGGCGACGTGGGAACTGTGAAAGCCCACGCGGAGGCATTGCGGGAGTTCGACGGCGGCAGGCAGGGCGATGTGCTCGCAGCGTACCTTGCGATGGCGCGCGCCACAGCCCTCCGCGCCGAGGGGCGCGGGCTGCTGAAACCCGACCAGCTGGGGGAATTGCGCACGGCCCTGGAACCGGAGGAAGACTGAAGATGCCCATCGAACTCGCCACAACCGTTGCCGACCTGCATGCCGAGAGCGCCCGGCTACTCACATTGAAGCGCGGAACCTCCCAAGGCCTGGTGCCCACCATGGGCGCTCTGCATGAGGGGCATGCGGCACTGGCCCGGACCGCCGTCGAGCAGAACGACGTGGTGGTGGCCACCATTTTCGTTAACCCGCTGCAGTTCGGCGACGCCACGGACCTGGACCGTTATCCGCGGACTCTGGACGCCGACCTCGCCTTGCTGGAAGCGCAGGGAGTGGACCTGGCCTTTGCACCGTCCGTGGAGGAGGTGTATCCCGCCGGCGCACCGCTGGTGCGCGTCACGTCCGGAACGCTGGGGGAGAAGTGGGAGGGAGCGTCCCGGCCAGGCCATTTTGACGGTGCCCTGACAGTGGTGGCCAAGCTGCTGCACTACGGAATCCCCGGCGCCGGGCTGACCGCTGGTGAGGGGGCGCAGGGCGGACTGCCGTCATACCGGGCCTACTTCGGCCAGAAGGACGCCCAGCAATTGGCACTGGTCCGGCGGATGGTGGCTGACCTGAACTTCCCGGTCGAAATTGTCGGCGTGCCCACGGTACGGTCAGCCGACGGGCTGGCGCTCTCCAGCCGCAACCGCTTCCTGTCCGACGACGAGCGGGAGGCCGCGCTGGTGCTGTCTCGGGCGTTGAGGCTGCTTGAGGAGCGGGCAAACGCGCGGGAACCGCTGGACCTTGAGTCTGCACAGGCAATGGTGGAGTCCCAGCCGCTGGTGTCGTTGGACTACTTCGATGTGGTGGATCCGGCCACCTTGGAGCCACTGGCCGAGAACTGCCGGGAGACCCCGTTCCGGGGCGAGGCGTTGGCACTCGTCGCGGCCAAGGTGGGGCCTGTGCGGCTGATCGACAACGTCCCCCTGAGCTCCTAGCTGCTTTTGCCGGCTCCTGTCGGTTCCTGTCGGTCTCGGGAGCCCTTCCCGTCGCGGGGCCAGCTCGGCCGGAATTTGCGGGCGGGTGCTTGGGCTAGATGCCGGGCCTGCCCCGGCTGGTCATCAACTGTTCCAGGAGCGCGCGTTCGGGCATGCCCGGGTTCCTGGCAACGCAGCGGCGGAGCCTGGCCCTGGCAAGCTCTTCGCCCGGTTCGTTACTGCAGAGCACCTCGTCGATGATCTCTTGGGCCTGCCACCGCAGTGACTCGATGGCGAACTCCCTGATCTCAGCCGGAGTATCGCTCGTCATCCACGGATCGGGATCCGACGGCAAGCTTTGGAATATCCGCTCTGCTGACATAGGGGCCTCCTTGCACTGATCCGACTACGGCGTCGTAAGAACTGCGCGTAGGAAAAACACTACAGCGGGGCAGACCGGTCTGTCTTCCCCTGCGGCGGTAAACTGGGGTTGTAATGATTCCAGAAGCGGAGTATCCAGCGGCCAGTGCGCGTGTCCACGCACCGTCAGCAGAGCCTTCGGCGGCAGCTCCCGTGCCTATTGTCAGCGAAGCGCCCGTGCCGGAGAGTGCTGCCGCCAAATCGGTCGGCAGGATAATGGCCGTAGCCTATGAACTTTTCTCGCGACGCGGTGTTCGGGATGTTGGCGTCAACGAACTGATTGAGCGGTCCGGGGTAGCAAAAGCCACCTTCTATCGTCATTTCCCCTCCAAGGATTCCCTTGTCCTGGCTTTCCTCGAGCAGCGGGACAAGCAGTGGACTGTGGATGCAATCGTCTCCGAAGCCCGGCGCCGGGGAAACACGCCCGACGAGCAGCTGTTGGCCATTTTCGACGTCTTCGGGGACTGGTTCCTGCGCGAGGACTTCGAGGCATGCTCCTTCATCAACGTCCTGCTGGAAATGGGCCCGGCCCATCCGCTCGGCCAGGCAAGCATCGACTACCTCGCGAAAATCCGGGGACACGTCCAGGCTCTAGCTGAAGAGGCCGGGCTCCAGCGGCCCGATGAGTTCGCCCGGTCCTGGCACATCCTGATGAAGGGTTCCATCATCTCCGCCACCGAAGGCGACATGCAGGCCGCCAAACGCGCCCAAGAGATGGCCGGCTGGCTGATCGAGCACCACCGCTGAAGTCCCACCTCGTGGTTGAGCCTGCCGCAACCTGGCCGTGGGACAAGCCTCCTCTGGTGGTTGAGCCTGTCGAAACCCGGCCGTGGGACAGGCCTCCTCAGCCGGTTAACAACTCCATAAGGGCGTGTTCGAACGGGCTTTTATCGGAAGGCTGGTAATTGGATATTTCGGCGTGCAGGAGTCCGGGTGGCCATTGTGGTGGTTCCGGGTCGGGTTGTTCGGGTTTGTAGTGTCGGCCGGTGGGTGAGGTCCAGCCGGGTGGTTCGTTGTGGGTTGCTGGGGTGGGTTCCCAAGGGCTGTTGTGTTTGAGGCGGTGGTGTTTCGGGCAGAGCTGTGCCAGGTTGCTGATCCCCGTATGTCCGCCGTGTTGCCAGGCTTGAAGGTGGTCGGTGTCGTTGTCCAAGGTCCGGTTGTTACAGCCGGGGAAGGTGCATTTGCCGTCCCTGAGCTGCAGGGCTTTTTTCATGGCTTTGGTGAGGCGGTAGCTGGTGCGTCCGATTTCCAGTGGTGCCCCGTCCCGGGGGTCGACGAGCACCCGGTAGAAGGAGCTGGCCCCGTCGGTGACGAGCTTGCGGGCCATGGAGACAGGGATGGGACCGTAGCCGTCCAGGGTTGCGGGTTCGTCGGTGAGGCCGAGGAGCGCGAACACGGGGACGGTGATGAGGACGTCCACCTTTGGCATGGGGACGTTGCCGAGATCCGCGTAGCCGTTGCCGCCGGCGTTCTCGTACTCGGCGGTGGCCGGAGCCTGGTGGTCGGTGGTGGCGGTAGCGGCCGCGGTAATCGAGTCATCGAGGTCAGACGGGGTCAGCGAGGCCAGCCCGATCGTGTCCTGGTCGTCGTCGTGGGTTCTTACCGCGTTACCTTGACCCGGGTTGCCTTGACCCGGGTTGCGTTGACTCGTGTTTCCTTGGCCTGTGGTGTTTTGTCCTGTGCTGATTCCGGCGGTGCTGGTTCCGGCGGTGCGGGTGAGGGCTGGGCCGGCGCTGAGAAGCAGGCCGGCGGCGATGTCGGGCCGGAGTTGTGTCATTGACCGGGGCTCATCCGGGCCTTGCAGGCCGCGGGCGAGGGCGGTGGTGCGGTTCCAGATGGCTGAGGCCTGGTGTGCGGGGATGTAGAGGGAGAGCCAGGCCATGCCGTCGCGGTCCGGGGTGCATTCCATCCGCCGGTCGGCGGCGCTTTTGGTGTGGCGTTTTTCGAGGGATTCGGGGTGGTGGCGTTCGCGCCAGTTACGGACTCTGGTCCGGAACCGTGACGGTACGAGTTCGCCGGCGGCGGCTCCGCGGGTGGGGTTGGGGTCCAGGACGTGGGCTACGAGGGCGGCCGCGCCGGCAGGGCCGAGGCCTTCGGTTTCGTCGGCGATGATTTTGGCGTGCTGCCAGGAGATGGCCCCGGCGAAGAGGGCGTCCATGGCGGGTGGCAGGGAGGTGAGGTGGCGGGATTGGGTGACGAGTGCTCCGGCGGCGGGGGAGCTGATGGTCAGGACGCCGGCGATTTCCTCAACTGCGGACATCTCCGCGTAGGTCCGTTCCTGTACGGACGCTTCGGGCGGGGTCATCGCGTGCTGGATTTCGATGGCCTCGGCGGCATCCCGCGCCTTCACGGCGGCGAGCTGGGCTTCGACCTGCTTCACGCCCGCCATCCGCTCCAGCCGGATCTCATACTGCCGCTGCAGGACATCCATCTCAGCCCCGGTACTGGCGCCGGTAGTCAGGGCGGCATCCTCAACGAACAGCGCATCAAGGCCAGCGATGGAGGCATGAATGCCGTCCATCGCTGCCACTGTGCCCGCGCCGTTTCCCATAGAAGCATCATCTATCGAGGCACTGACATTTTTTGAGGTTGCGACTGATGGACGAACCGGCGCAGCAGGAAACAGCGATGCCGCACTTACAGCCCCGCCTGCCGGATCCATTTCCATACGAAAATCATCCATCGAGGCACTGACATTCTTCGTTCCAGCCAAACAAAGCCAGCCATGGGTGGGGAGGCAAAAGTGCCTTGCCGCCGTCGTAACGGTCCTCCCTTCCCGGCCCTAAAAGAGGATGCACGCAAAAGATAGTCAGCTTGCTTATCACTTTCGGTTTTCCTACGCTGGAAGCTGTCAGGCAAACAACTCTCGAAGCAGTATTCTGCGCCCTCAATAACGCGCGGAACGCTGCCTCATATGAGGAGGAAAAATGGCAGAAAACAGCATTGCAGGCAAGAAGGTCGCATTCCTGCTGACGGACGGCGTGGAGCAGATTGAACTGACCAGCCCATGGCAGGCAGTGAAAGAGGCCGGCGGCCAGCCCACCCTGGTGGCACCCAAGAGCGGAAAGCTGCAGGGTTTCGAGGGTACAGAAAAGGGCGACACGTTCGACGTCGACCTCACCGTGGCCGAGGCGAATGCCGGCGACTTTGACGCCCTGGTGCTGCCTGGCGGCGTCGTTAACGCCGACCACCTCCGGGTGGACAAGGACGCCCAGGCCTTCACCAGAAGCTTCTTTGAACAGCACAAGCCGGTCGCCTCCATCTGCCACGGACCGTGGCTGCTCATCGAGGCCGGCGTGGTGCGCGGGCGGAACGTCACTTCCTATCACACGCTGCAGACGGACCTGAAGAATGCGGGCGCCAACTGGACCGACGAGGAAGTAGTGGTGGACCAGGGCCTCGTCACCAGCCGCAACCCGGATGATCTTCCGGCCTTTAACAGCAAGCTGGTCGAGGAAATCTCGGAGGGCCAGCACGCCGGCCAGACAGCCTAAACCCCCTTTGTTCCCTCAGGGTTAAGGAAAAAATACCGTGCGGAGGAATTACTCCAGCCGGTAGAGTGTTGGAGTCTGCAGCGACGCCGATCGCGCACCTTTCAAACAACTCCCTGAGGGAACACCCATGTCTACCGAAGTCTCTCCGAACCCCAGCGGCAAGCCCGTCCAAACCGAAGGGACCAAGCCCGCCGCGCCGGAGAAGATGTCCCGCGAATCGGTGACAGTCATCAGCACGCTGCTGGTGGCGACCTTTGTGGTGATCCTCAACGAGACCATCATGAACGTCGCCCTGCAGCGGCTCATGGTGGACCTCCAGGTGGACGCACCCACCGTCCAGTGGCTCTCCACCGGATTTATGCTCACCATGGCCGTGGTCATTCCCACCACCGGCTTCATCCTGCAGACCCTGTCCACCCGCGCAGTATTTATGCTCGCAATGGGTCTTTTCGCAGGCGGCACCGCACTTGCCGCAGTGGCTCCGGGCTTCGAGATCCTGCTGCTGGCGCGCATTGTCCAGGCCGGCGGGACGGCCATCATGCTGCCCCTGCTGATGACCACCATCCTCACGCTGGTTCCGCTGGCCAAGCGCGGCGCCGTGATGGGCAACGTCAGCATCGCGATTTCCGTGGCACCCGCCATGGGCCCCACGGTTTCCGGGCTGATCCTTGAGCACTTCACCTGGCGGTTCATGTTTGTGTTCGTCCTCCCGGTCGCCCTCGCGGCCCTTGCCATCGGTGCCAAGTACCTGACCAACGTGGGCGAGACGGAGAAGGCCAAGCTTGACGCCCTTTCCGTGATCCTCACCGTCCCGGCTTTCGGCGGCCTGGTCTACGGACTGAGCCAGATCGGCGGAGGCCACGGCGGCCAGGCCGGTCCGAGTGTTCCCGCGATCGCCGCACTGGTGATCGGCGTCGCCAGCCTCACCGTCTTTGTCCTTCGGCAGGTCCGCCTGCAGAAGGCCGACGCTCCGCTGCTGGACCTCCGCGCCTTCAATATCCGAATGTTCACCGTATCGGTCCTGCTGATGGTGGTGGCCATGATGGCCCTGTTCGGCGGCGTCATCCTGCTGCCCTTGTACCTGCAGGAAGTCCGCGGCCTGGGCTCCTTGGAGACAGGTCTCGCGCTGCTGCCCGGCGGCCTGGCGATGGGCCTGCTGGGCCCCGTTATCGGCCGGTTGTTCGACAAGGTTGGACCGCTGCCACTCACCGTCACCGGTTCAGTCCTGATGGTGGTGACCCTCTGGCAGTTTTCAATGCTCGACGCCGGCACGTCCGTCGCGTGGATCATTACACTTCACGTGGGGCTGAGTTTCGGCCTGGCCCTGCTGTTCACCCCGGCGTTCACCACCGGCCTGAACCCGCTTCCGCCCCACCTTTACTCGCACGGCTCCGCGATCATGAGCACCACCCAGCAGGTTGCCGGTGCCGCCGGTACTGCGCTGCTCGTGTCCATCTTCGCCGTGGTCTCTGCGGCGTCCGGCCTCGTTGCGGGGATGAGCGCGGCCTTCCTGACAGCGACTGTCATAGCCTTCGCCGCCGTCGTACTCTCCGCCATGATGCGCAAAACCGAAGGTGCCGGGCCGGGTCACGGGGGCCACTAGGCTTTGGGTGATCGAGCCTGTCGAGGCCCTTGGGTTTCGACGGGCTCAACCACCGGGTCGACGGGCTCAACCAGAGAATTAGACAGGCTCAAGCACCGGGGGACGGGTCAGCCGGCGTAGAAGTCCGCGAGTTCCTTGATCAGCTTGTCCGGAGCCTTGATGACGCCGTCGTGGCCGAAGCCGGGCAGGATGGTGTAGCTGGAGCCGGAGAGGACGTCGTGGATCTGGCCGCATGCCACCCCGAAGTACGCCGGGCTCTTTTCGCCCACCACGATCAGTGTTTCCAGCGGCAGTTCCAGGAACGGCTCTGCCGGCATGTCCGCGGCGATGATCGCCTTGATCTCACGAACACCGGTGCGCATCAGTTCGCGCTGCTGCTTGCCCTCTGACGTGCCGGCGGTGAGCTTGTTGGCCAGGGTCAGCATGGCGAGCGGCATCCTGGACGAGAAGGCGCCGCCGGCTTCGAGTCCGCGCTGCAGGACGGCGAGGGCGCGGTCGTCGTCCCCGGCCGCAATGGCGCGCTCGTATTCGGTAGTCCAGTCCGCCTTAACGCTGTGGTTTACGGAAACCGCGGGATCGTAGACGGCGAGCCGTTCCACCGGCAGGGTCCGTGCCGCGTGGAGCGCAACGGCCCCGCCGAAGCTGTGCCCGAAGACATCCGTGCTTGAGGTGTGCTTCATGACGGTGTCGAGGTCGCGGATGTCCACGTCCAGGGTGTAATCCTCCGGCTGCGGGGATGACGAGCCACGGCCGCGGCGGTTGAACGTGTGCACCGGGCGGCCCAGGGCGGCGCTGAGCTTCTGCGCGAACTTGGTGTAATCCGCGGCCGTCACCAGGGACGGCGGGACAACCACTACGCCTGAACCGGCGGAAGCCAGTTCCGTACCGGTGGAAAAGAGCTCCAGAGTGCCGCCGTCGGGGGTCCTGATGTTCTCGCGCGTCATGTTCCGAGCCTAGCCGAGCAACCTGAACGCGGGCACCATGGACACTACGGGCTGCCCGGGCAGTAGCGAGCAGGGACAGTGAGTGTGCCCGTCAGCCGAGGCGTTGGATGAGCGCCGCGCTCTGCTCCCGGATCGCCGGCAGCTCAGTACCCAGCCCGCAAAGAATGAGCCCGGCATCCGCGGCCTGCAGCGGAGAGGCCGAGGTGGCCAAGCCGTCTGCCCGCAGATTGATCAGGGATTCGACCAGGCGGAAAGCCAGGTCCCCCGGGTTGGCTCCAATAGCGGCCGCAGTGCCCGCAGGGGACAGGGCCCGGCCGAGCTCCCCGTACACATTGCGCAGCTCCTGCCGGTCGGCCAGGAACCGTTCGAAGCGCCCGCTGCGCGCCTCGGGCAGGTGGTACAGGACGCCGAGGTTCCAACGGGCACTGCACAATTGCGTTCCGTCATAAAGGGCGACGGCGTGAAGGCGGCTCCCAGCCGGAACTTCCCTTACGGGCAGGGCAGCCACTGCCCGGGCGAACGCCAGCCCGCCGGACACGGTGCCCTCAAGGAGGTCCTCGAGGATGTCGTCCTTGGTCTTGAAGTGGTGGTACAGCGAGGACTGCCTGATCCCCACGGAATCAGCGATGGAGCGGGTTGAGGTGTTGGCGAACCCTTGGGTGGTGAAGAGTTCAGCAGCCGCATCCAGGATCTCCTCCCGGGCGGTGGCCCCTGGCCTGGAGGGTTGTTGGCTGCGAGGGCGTCCCGGTCCGGCTGAAGTCACCGCTTCATTCTTGCACCATCGTTAGAGCGCATTTGAGCGCCGCGGGAACGGTGAGGGGACGGAAATACACCGGAAACAAGATGTCTATGCGCCTTTTACAGGGGTGAAACTGTTTGGGGACATCGCGCTGGAAAACTATCAATTGACCGGTATTCCGCAGCCATCGGCCGAGGGCTGCATTACCGCCGGCCCCCTCGCCGTTCCAGCCCCCGGAGAATCCGATGACCTCAACCGTTCTTCCCACCGTCCACACGGACGATGCAGATTTGACGTCCCTTGGCTACGAGCCCACCCTCCACCGGAAACTGGGCCGCTACGCTTCCTTTGCCGCCGGCTTTTCCTTCGTCTCCATCCTCACCACCATCTTCCAGCTGTTCGCCTTCGGCTACTCCTTCGCGGGACCGGCCTTCTTCTGGACCTGGCCGGTAGTGCTGGTGGGCCAGCTCCTCGTGGCCCTGAACTTCGCCGAACTCGCTGCCCGCTATCCGTTGTCCGGAGCCGTGTACCAGTGGGCGCGGCGGGTTGGCGGCGAGGGCGTGGGCTGGTTTGCCGGCTGGTTCATGGCGATCGCCCAGGTGGTCACGGCCGCGGCCGCCGCCATCGCCCTGCAGGTGGTGCTGCCCCAGCTGTGGGACGGCTTCCAGCTCGTGGGCGGAGACCCCGCGCTCAACACGGTGACGGGAGCTGCCAACGCGGTGATCCTGGGTGCCGTCCTCCTGGTGGCCACCACCATCATCAACTCATTAGGCGTCAAGCTCATGGCCCACGTGAACTCGGTGGGCGTCACCTGTGAAATCGTCGGAGTCGCAGCCGTCATCCTGGCCCTCATCAGCGCCGCCCAGCGCGGACCGGACGTTGTTGCGGACACCACCGTGCTCCAGAATTCCGAGCTCGGCTCCGTGGGAGCATTCCTGGTCTCCGGGCTGATGGCCGCTTACGTCATGGTGGGCTTCAACTCCGCCGGTGAACTCTCCGAAGAAACCAAGGACCCGCGCCGGACCGCTCCCCGCACCATCCTCTCCGCCCTGCTCATCTCCGGAATCGGCGGCGCGCTGATGATCATCACCGCACTGATGGCCGCACCAAGCCTCGACGACGGCCGGCTCGCCACCGAAGGTCTGCCCTACGTCCTCACCGCCGTCCTGGGCACCTTCTGGGGCAAGGTCCTGCTGGTGGATGTAGCCATCGCCATCTTCGTGTGCACCCTGGCCATCCAGACCGCCGGTTCACGCCTGGTCTTCTCCATGGCCCGCGACGGCAAACTTCCCGCCTCGGCACTGCTGTCCTCCGTCCACCCCACCCGCGGAACGCCCATGTGGCCCTCGATTGTCATCGGCGCCCTGGCCGTCGGAGTACTCGCCATCAACGTGGGTAACGCGGCCCTGTTCACCACCCTCTGCAGCGTCTGCATCGTGATGG from Pseudarthrobacter siccitolerans encodes:
- a CDS encoding TetR/AcrR family transcriptional regulator — its product is MIPEAEYPAASARVHAPSAEPSAAAPVPIVSEAPVPESAAAKSVGRIMAVAYELFSRRGVRDVGVNELIERSGVAKATFYRHFPSKDSLVLAFLEQRDKQWTVDAIVSEARRRGNTPDEQLLAIFDVFGDWFLREDFEACSFINVLLEMGPAHPLGQASIDYLAKIRGHVQALAEEAGLQRPDEFARSWHILMKGSIISATEGDMQAAKRAQEMAGWLIEHHR
- the panC gene encoding pantoate--beta-alanine ligase translates to MPIELATTVADLHAESARLLTLKRGTSQGLVPTMGALHEGHAALARTAVEQNDVVVATIFVNPLQFGDATDLDRYPRTLDADLALLEAQGVDLAFAPSVEEVYPAGAPLVRVTSGTLGEKWEGASRPGHFDGALTVVAKLLHYGIPGAGLTAGEGAQGGLPSYRAYFGQKDAQQLALVRRMVADLNFPVEIVGVPTVRSADGLALSSRNRFLSDDEREAALVLSRALRLLEERANAREPLDLESAQAMVESQPLVSLDYFDVVDPATLEPLAENCRETPFRGEALALVAAKVGPVRLIDNVPLSS
- a CDS encoding TetR/AcrR family transcriptional regulator; this encodes MTSAGPGRPRSQQPSRPGATAREEILDAAAELFTTQGFANTSTRSIADSVGIRQSSLYHHFKTKDDILEDLLEGTVSGGLAFARAVAALPVREVPAGSRLHAVALYDGTQLCSARWNLGVLYHLPEARSGRFERFLADRQELRNVYGELGRALSPAGTAAAIGANPGDLAFRLVESLINLRADGLATSASPLQAADAGLILCGLGTELPAIREQSAALIQRLG
- a CDS encoding Rossmann-like and DUF2520 domain-containing protein, with the translated sequence MAKPGRLGVGIIGAGKVGAVLGAALRAAEHAVVGVSAVSDASRERAETLLPGVPVLEVQEIVERAELVLLAVPDDALPGLVDGLAKLGAWQPGQLVAHTSGRFGVGVLRPVRAAGAVPLALHPAMTFTGMSLDLTRLLDCTFGVTADAAMLPIAQALVVEMGAEPVVVAEADRTLYHAALAHGSNHLVTLVAQASELLRDVGVEAPERMLGPLLRATLENALASGESALTGPVARGDVGTVKAHAEALREFDGGRQGDVLAAYLAMARATALRAEGRGLLKPDQLGELRTALEPEED
- a CDS encoding type 1 glutamine amidotransferase domain-containing protein, translating into MAENSIAGKKVAFLLTDGVEQIELTSPWQAVKEAGGQPTLVAPKSGKLQGFEGTEKGDTFDVDLTVAEANAGDFDALVLPGGVVNADHLRVDKDAQAFTRSFFEQHKPVASICHGPWLLIEAGVVRGRNVTSYHTLQTDLKNAGANWTDEEVVVDQGLVTSRNPDDLPAFNSKLVEEISEGQHAGQTA
- a CDS encoding alpha/beta fold hydrolase, which codes for MTRENIRTPDGGTLELFSTGTELASAGSGVVVVPPSLVTAADYTKFAQKLSAALGRPVHTFNRRGRGSSSPQPEDYTLDVDIRDLDTVMKHTSSTDVFGHSFGGAVALHAARTLPVERLAVYDPAVSVNHSVKADWTTEYERAIAAGDDDRALAVLQRGLEAGGAFSSRMPLAMLTLANKLTAGTSEGKQQRELMRTGVREIKAIIAADMPAEPFLELPLETLIVVGEKSPAYFGVACGQIHDVLSGSSYTILPGFGHDGVIKAPDKLIKELADFYAG
- a CDS encoding amino acid permease; its protein translation is MTSTVLPTVHTDDADLTSLGYEPTLHRKLGRYASFAAGFSFVSILTTIFQLFAFGYSFAGPAFFWTWPVVLVGQLLVALNFAELAARYPLSGAVYQWARRVGGEGVGWFAGWFMAIAQVVTAAAAAIALQVVLPQLWDGFQLVGGDPALNTVTGAANAVILGAVLLVATTIINSLGVKLMAHVNSVGVTCEIVGVAAVILALISAAQRGPDVVADTTVLQNSELGSVGAFLVSGLMAAYVMVGFNSAGELSEETKDPRRTAPRTILSALLISGIGGALMIITALMAAPSLDDGRLATEGLPYVLTAVLGTFWGKVLLVDVAIAIFVCTLAIQTAGSRLVFSMARDGKLPASALLSSVHPTRGTPMWPSIVIGALAVGVLAINVGNAALFTTLCSVCIVMVYLAYLLVTVPQLLNRLRGDWNQVGQTLPAGLFSLGRWGLPVNILAVLYGAVMVVNLAWPRPEVYDPSGENPVLLYSAPLMVAVVLLLGVWVRRRNLATKA
- a CDS encoding DHA2 family efflux MFS transporter permease subunit; translated protein: MSTEVSPNPSGKPVQTEGTKPAAPEKMSRESVTVISTLLVATFVVILNETIMNVALQRLMVDLQVDAPTVQWLSTGFMLTMAVVIPTTGFILQTLSTRAVFMLAMGLFAGGTALAAVAPGFEILLLARIVQAGGTAIMLPLLMTTILTLVPLAKRGAVMGNVSIAISVAPAMGPTVSGLILEHFTWRFMFVFVLPVALAALAIGAKYLTNVGETEKAKLDALSVILTVPAFGGLVYGLSQIGGGHGGQAGPSVPAIAALVIGVASLTVFVLRQVRLQKADAPLLDLRAFNIRMFTVSVLLMVVAMMALFGGVILLPLYLQEVRGLGSLETGLALLPGGLAMGLLGPVIGRLFDKVGPLPLTVTGSVLMVVTLWQFSMLDAGTSVAWIITLHVGLSFGLALLFTPAFTTGLNPLPPHLYSHGSAIMSTTQQVAGAAGTALLVSIFAVVSAASGLVAGMSAAFLTATVIAFAAVVLSAMMRKTEGAGPGHGGH
- a CDS encoding HNH endonuclease signature motif containing protein — encoded protein: MGNGAGTVAAMDGIHASIAGLDALFVEDAALTTGASTGAEMDVLQRQYEIRLERMAGVKQVEAQLAAVKARDAAEAIEIQHAMTPPEASVQERTYAEMSAVEEIAGVLTISSPAAGALVTQSRHLTSLPPAMDALFAGAISWQHAKIIADETEGLGPAGAAALVAHVLDPNPTRGAAAGELVPSRFRTRVRNWRERHHPESLEKRHTKSAADRRMECTPDRDGMAWLSLYIPAHQASAIWNRTTALARGLQGPDEPRSMTQLRPDIAAGLLLSAGPALTRTAGTSTAGISTGQNTTGQGNTSQRNPGQGNPGQGNAVRTHDDDQDTIGLASLTPSDLDDSITAAATATTDHQAPATAEYENAGGNGYADLGNVPMPKVDVLITVPVFALLGLTDEPATLDGYGPIPVSMARKLVTDGASSFYRVLVDPRDGAPLEIGRTSYRLTKAMKKALQLRDGKCTFPGCNNRTLDNDTDHLQAWQHGGHTGISNLAQLCPKHHRLKHNSPWEPTPATHNEPPGWTSPTGRHYKPEQPDPEPPQWPPGLLHAEISNYQPSDKSPFEHALMELLTG